One segment of Vibrio gazogenes DNA contains the following:
- the flaG gene encoding flagellar protein FlaG, whose product MEVSSYTSNIQPYGSQNGTKIASENDSNSARSVSVNNDAERMDKLAEEMKDRQADSAQTVEKLSKERKRINEEQRAKVMEQMHEFVSSLNKGLAFRVDEESGRDVVTIYEADTGDVIRQIPEEEILVVLRRLARDQDHRSGLLMTKV is encoded by the coding sequence ATGGAAGTTTCATCCTACACATCGAACATCCAGCCTTACGGCTCACAAAATGGCACTAAAATTGCTTCAGAGAATGACAGTAATAGTGCAAGAAGTGTTTCTGTGAATAACGATGCAGAACGAATGGACAAACTTGCCGAAGAGATGAAAGATCGGCAAGCAGATTCCGCTCAGACAGTCGAAAAACTGTCAAAAGAGCGGAAGCGAATTAACGAAGAACAGCGAGCTAAAGTGATGGAGCAGATGCATGAATTTGTTTCTTCACTCAATAAAGGGTTGGCGTTTCGAGTTGATGAAGAGTCCGGACGAGATGTGGTGACGATTTACGAAGCTGATACCGGTGATGTAATTCGTCAGATTCCGGAAGAAGAGATACTTGTTGTCTTGCGACGCTTGGCCAGAGATCAAGATCATCGATCTGGTCTTTTGATGACTAAAGTGTAA
- a CDS encoding flagellin, whose translation MPISVNTNISGMTAQRYLNNAADSAQKSMERLSSGYRINSAKDDAAGLQISNRLTSQSRGLDMAVRNANDGISIAQTAEGAMSETTSILQRMRDLSLQSSNGSNSSSERSAIQEEVSALNDELNRIAETTSFGGNKLLNGTFGSKSFQIGADSGEAVSLTMSNMRTDTQNMGGRAYVAQEGKASDWTVSNATDLTLSYTNKDGDAQELTINAKAGDDLEEVATYINGQNSDIQASVGDDGKLQLFASSQKVTGDVTIGGGLGSEIGFGQGQDMNVQSVDVSTVGGSQLAVAVIDGALKSVDSQRASLGAFQNRFGHAISNLENINENVNASRSRIKDTDYAKETTQMTKSQILQQASTSVLAQAKQAPSAALSLLG comes from the coding sequence ATGCCAATTAGTGTAAATACCAATATCTCGGGTATGACCGCGCAGCGTTATTTGAATAATGCTGCGGATAGCGCTCAGAAATCAATGGAGCGGCTATCTTCCGGTTATCGGATTAACAGTGCGAAAGATGATGCCGCAGGGTTGCAAATTTCGAATCGCTTAACTTCGCAAAGCCGCGGGTTAGACATGGCGGTTAGAAATGCGAATGATGGCATTTCAATTGCACAAACCGCTGAAGGTGCGATGAGTGAAACCACATCTATCTTGCAGCGGATGCGAGATCTGTCTCTACAATCTTCAAATGGCTCCAACTCAAGTTCGGAGCGTAGTGCGATTCAGGAAGAGGTTTCAGCATTAAATGATGAGCTGAATCGGATTGCTGAAACGACATCGTTCGGGGGAAATAAACTCCTCAATGGGACGTTTGGTAGCAAATCTTTTCAGATCGGTGCTGATTCTGGTGAAGCCGTATCTTTGACGATGAGTAACATGCGTACCGATACGCAAAATATGGGTGGTCGGGCCTATGTCGCGCAAGAGGGAAAAGCATCAGACTGGACGGTCTCTAACGCAACCGATCTTACCTTGAGTTATACTAACAAAGATGGTGACGCTCAAGAGTTGACGATTAATGCGAAAGCTGGCGATGATCTGGAAGAGGTAGCAACTTACATTAATGGACAGAATAGTGATATTCAGGCTTCTGTTGGAGATGATGGTAAATTACAGCTATTTGCTTCTTCACAAAAAGTAACTGGCGATGTCACCATTGGCGGTGGACTGGGATCTGAAATCGGTTTCGGTCAAGGTCAGGATATGAACGTTCAAAGTGTTGATGTCTCAACTGTCGGTGGTTCCCAACTGGCGGTGGCTGTGATTGACGGTGCGCTGAAATCAGTTGATAGTCAGCGGGCTTCTTTGGGGGCTTTCCAAAACCGTTTTGGACATGCAATCAGTAACCTTGAAAATATTAACGAAAACGTGAATGCATCACGGAGTCGCATTAAAGATACTGACTATGCCAAAGAAACAACGCAGATGACCAAGTCTCAAATTCTGCAACAAGCAAGTACTTCGGTACTGGCGCAGGCGAAACAGGCTCCATCTGCAGCTCTTAGTCTATTGGGATAA
- a CDS encoding flagellin, whose product MAVNVNTNVSAMTAQRYLNSATQAQNTSMERLSSGFKINSAKDDAAGLQISNRLSVQSRGLDVAVRNANDGISIAQTAEGAMNETTNILQRMRDLSLQSSNGSNSKSERTAIQEEVTALNDELNRIAETTSFGGNKLLNGTFQTKSFQIGADNGEAVMLNLKDMRSDNKHMGGTSYIAENGKDKNWSVQAGQNDLQINLIDKDGKEQNIAISAKAGDDIEELATYINGQTDAIKASVDQDGKLQIFAGNNKVDGNVTFGGALAGELGIGEGKDVTVDTIDVTSVGGAQQSVAIIDSALKYVDSHRAELGAFQNRFNHAISNLDNINENVNASKSRIKDTDFAKETTALTKAQILGQASSSILAQAKQAPNSALSLLG is encoded by the coding sequence ATGGCAGTGAATGTAAACACAAACGTATCAGCAATGACCGCACAGCGTTACCTGAATTCTGCAACACAAGCTCAGAATACATCAATGGAACGTTTATCATCAGGCTTTAAAATCAATAGCGCGAAAGATGATGCTGCGGGTTTGCAAATTTCTAACCGCTTGAGTGTACAAAGTCGCGGCTTAGATGTCGCTGTACGCAACGCGAATGATGGTATCTCTATTGCGCAAACCGCTGAAGGGGCAATGAACGAAACGACCAACATTCTGCAACGGATGCGAGACTTGTCACTCCAGTCTTCGAATGGTTCGAACTCTAAATCAGAGCGAACTGCGATTCAAGAAGAAGTGACAGCGTTGAATGATGAATTGAATCGGATTGCGGAAACAACCTCTTTTGGTGGTAACAAGCTCTTAAACGGCACTTTCCAAACGAAATCGTTCCAGATTGGTGCTGATAATGGTGAAGCTGTTATGCTGAACCTGAAAGATATGCGTAGCGATAATAAACACATGGGTGGCACCAGCTATATCGCGGAAAATGGTAAGGACAAAAACTGGAGCGTTCAAGCCGGGCAGAATGATCTTCAGATCAATCTGATAGACAAAGACGGGAAAGAGCAAAACATCGCTATCTCTGCTAAAGCGGGCGATGATATTGAAGAACTTGCAACCTACATCAATGGTCAAACCGATGCGATTAAAGCGTCAGTCGACCAAGATGGCAAACTACAAATCTTTGCCGGTAATAATAAAGTTGATGGTAACGTTACATTCGGTGGTGCATTAGCGGGTGAGTTAGGCATTGGTGAAGGTAAAGATGTAACCGTCGATACCATTGATGTGACTTCTGTCGGTGGCGCGCAACAGTCTGTTGCTATCATTGACTCAGCATTAAAATATGTTGATAGTCATCGTGCTGAACTGGGTGCATTCCAGAACCGATTCAACCATGCAATCAGTAACTTGGATAACATCAATGAGAATGTCAATGCATCGAAGAGCCGGATCAAAGATACCGACTTTGCGAAAGAAACAACTGCATTGACCAAAGCTCAGATTCTGGGTCAGGCATCAAGTTCGATTCTGGCGCAGGCCAAACAAGCGCCAAACTCAGCATTGAGCCTGCTTGGATAA